The following proteins are co-located in the Camelina sativa cultivar DH55 chromosome 12, Cs, whole genome shotgun sequence genome:
- the LOC104729135 gene encoding calcium-dependent protein kinase 26-like → MKHSGGNQACYVLGQKTPSIRDLYSLGQKLGQGQFGTTYMCREISTGREYACKSITKRKLISKEDVEDVRREIQIMHHLAGYKNIVTIKGAYEDPLYVHIVMELCSGGELFDRIIQRGHYSERKAAELIKIIVGVVEACHSLGVMHRDLKPENFLLVNKDDDFSLKAIDFGLSVFFKPGQIFEDVVGSPYYVAPEVLLKHYGPEADVWTAGVILYILVCGVPPFWAETQQGIFDAVLKGHIDFDSDPWPLISDSAKDLIRGMLCSRPSERLTAHQVLRHPWICENGVAPDRALDPAVLSRLKQFSAMNKLKQMALRVIAESLSEEEIAGLKEMFKAMDTDNSGAITFDELKAGLRRYGSTLKDTEIRDLMEAADIDKSGTIDYGEFIAATIHMNKLEREEHLLSAFTYFDKDGSGYITIDELQHACAEQGMSDVFLEDVIKEVDQDNDGRIDYGEFVAMMQKGVAGRTMRKSINMSLRNNAVSQ, encoded by the exons ATGAAGCACAGCGGTGGGAACCAAGCCTGCTATGTTCTTGGTCAAAAGACCCCAAGCATCCGAGATCTCTACTCCTTGGGACAAAAACTAGGTCAAGGACAGTTTGGGACGACTTACATGTGCAGAGAGATCTCAACAGGGCGTGAATACGCGTGCAAGTCTATAACAAAACGAAAGTTGATTTCCAAGGAAGATGTGGAAGACGTGCGGAGGGAAATTCAAATCATGCACCATCTGGCTGGTTACAAGAACATTGTCACCATTAAAGGTGCGTATGAGGATCCTTTGTATGTCCACATCGTGATGGAGCTCTGCTCAGGTGGGGAATTATTTGATAGAATTATCCAGAGAGGGCATTACAGCGAGAGAAAAGCAGCTGAACTGATAAAGAtcattgttggtgttgttgagGCTTGCCATTCGCTTGGTGTCATGCATAGAGATCTAAAGCCCGAAAATTTCTTGTTGGTTAACAAAGACGATGACTTCTCTCTTAAAGCCATTGATTTTGGGCTTTCCGTGTTCTTCAAACCAG GTCAAATATTTGAGGATGTCGTTGGAAGTCCGTATTATGTTGCTCCTGAGGTTCTGCTCAAGCACTACGGACCGGAGGCTGATGTGTGGACGGCAGGGGTCATACTGTACATATTGGTTTGCGGAGTCCCTCCGTTCTGGGCAG AAACACAGCAAGGGATATTTGACGCAGTGCTCAAGGGACATATTGACTTTGACTCTGATCCTTGGCCCCTAATATCTGACTCTGCAAAAGACTTGATCCGCGGCATGCTATGTTCCCGGCCGTCTGAGCGACTGACAGCTCATCAAGTATTGC GCCATCCTTGGATCTGTGAAAATGGAGTTGCACCAGACAGAGCACTCGATCCTGCTGTGCTTTCTCGTCTTAAGCAGTTCTCTGCAATGAACAAACTAAAGCAGATGGCTTTAAGG GTGATAGCTGAGAGTCTCTCCGAGGAAGAAATTGCTGGATTGAAGGAAATGTTCAAAGCAATGGACACGGATAACAGTGGAGCGATTACATTCGACGAGTTAAAAGCCGGGTTGCGAAGATATGGTTCTACCCTCAAGGATACTGAGATTCGCGACCTTATGGAGGCT GCGGATATTGACAAGAGTGGGACCATAGATTATGGTGAATTCATTGCTGCAACAATCCATATGAACAAATTAGAGCGTGAGGAACATCTCCTCTCAGCCTTCACGTACTTTGACAAAGATGGGAGCGGTTACATCACAATCGATGAGTTACAGCACGCGTGTGCTGAACAGGGAATGAGTGATGTTTTTCTCGAAGATGTGATCAAAGAAGTCGACCAAGACAAT gaTGGAAGGATTGACTACGGAGAGTTTGTAGCTATGATGCAGAAAGGCGTTGCTGGAAGAACAATGAGAAAAAGCATAAACATGAGCCTCAGGAACAATGCCGTCTCACAGTGA